One genomic segment of Streptomyces liangshanensis includes these proteins:
- a CDS encoding SMI1/KNR4 family protein: MSDHDELIRRVRTLAVQESSPLPPCVDSAAVAEAERLLGFGLPPLLVRLYAEVANGGFGPDYTLFPLLGEGQTVVSEYGEQRPVQPAEPAGSIGPAEPEETWDSEPHWPHGVLPVLEWGCAMYAAVDCLRPDAPVLLFEPNGYVDDWAEVWFRDAPSLSEWLLRWVNGTGWWEEDATRSEDAVVPVPWPEAADRINVSAQ, translated from the coding sequence ATGTCCGATCACGATGAACTGATACGCCGCGTCCGTACGCTGGCCGTCCAGGAGTCCTCCCCGCTGCCGCCGTGCGTGGACTCCGCCGCCGTCGCCGAGGCGGAGCGGCTGCTCGGCTTCGGCCTGCCCCCGCTGCTCGTGCGCCTGTACGCGGAGGTCGCCAACGGAGGGTTCGGCCCCGACTACACACTGTTTCCCCTGCTCGGGGAGGGGCAGACGGTTGTTTCGGAGTACGGCGAGCAGCGGCCCGTACAGCCTGCGGAGCCGGCGGGGTCGATAGGGCCGGCGGAGCCGGAGGAGACCTGGGACTCGGAGCCCCACTGGCCGCACGGCGTGCTGCCCGTCCTGGAGTGGGGCTGCGCCATGTACGCCGCCGTCGACTGCCTCCGGCCGGATGCGCCCGTCCTCCTCTTCGAGCCGAACGGCTACGTGGACGACTGGGCCGAGGTGTGGTTCCGGGACGCGCCGTCGCTCTCCGAGTGGTTGCTCAGGTGGGTGAACGGCACGGGCTGGTGGGAGGAAGACGCGACGCGGTCCGAGGACGCCGTGGTGCCCGTCCCCTGGCCGGAGGCGGCCGACCGGATCAACGTCTCCGCCCAGTAG
- a CDS encoding S9 family peptidase: MTQITGSMPDWEKRFRAPRVSLPDWAEDAPQRALFVSNATGTYELYAWDRATGEQRQATDRPNGTTDGVLSPDGEWIWWFSDTDGDEFGVWMRQPFVASGAGTGAGSGDEPATPGLEPSYPGGLALGRDGTSVVGRSTDEDGSTLHVVRPGQPPVEIYRHRESAGVGDLSYDGDLLAIEHTEHGDAMHSAVRVLRLDGSVVAELDDTAGGTRELGLEVLGFAPVAGDSRLLVGHQRRGRWEPIVWDPLTGEETDLAIELPGDVNAEWYPDGSGLLVAHSFEARGELWRYDFARRALIQVDTPPGTVSGATARPDGSVEYLWSSAAQPPEVRSTAGGVVLDPPGAAAPASVPVEDAWVAGPGGRVHALVQRPEGEGPFPTVFEIHGGPTWHDSDAFAAGPAAWVDHGFAVVRVNYRGSTGYGRDWTDALKHRVGLIELEDIAAVREWAVTSGLADPAKLVLSGGSWGGYLTLLGLGTQPEVWAVGLAAVPVADYVTAYHDEMEALKAMDRTLLGGTPEEVPERFEASSPITYVDAVRAPVYISAGVNDPRCPIQQVENYVDRLAARGAPHEVYRYDAGHGSLVVEERIKQVRMELDFAARHLA; the protein is encoded by the coding sequence ATGACTCAGATCACCGGTTCGATGCCGGATTGGGAGAAGCGCTTCAGGGCGCCGCGGGTTTCGCTGCCCGACTGGGCGGAGGACGCTCCGCAGCGGGCGCTGTTCGTGTCGAACGCGACAGGGACATACGAGCTGTACGCGTGGGACAGGGCGACGGGCGAGCAGCGGCAGGCGACGGACCGGCCGAACGGGACGACGGACGGGGTGCTGTCTCCCGACGGCGAGTGGATCTGGTGGTTCTCCGACACCGACGGGGACGAGTTCGGGGTCTGGATGCGGCAGCCGTTCGTGGCGTCCGGGGCGGGGACAGGAGCGGGATCCGGGGACGAGCCCGCGACCCCGGGGCTGGAGCCCTCCTACCCGGGCGGGCTGGCGCTCGGGCGGGACGGGACGTCCGTGGTGGGGCGGTCCACCGACGAGGACGGTTCGACGCTCCATGTCGTACGGCCGGGGCAGCCGCCCGTCGAGATCTACCGGCACCGGGAGTCGGCGGGGGTCGGGGACCTGTCGTACGACGGCGACCTGCTCGCGATCGAGCACACCGAGCACGGGGACGCGATGCACTCGGCGGTCCGGGTGCTGCGGCTGGACGGTTCGGTGGTGGCCGAGCTCGACGACACCGCGGGCGGGACGCGCGAGCTGGGTCTTGAGGTGCTGGGGTTCGCGCCGGTGGCCGGGGACAGCCGGCTGCTCGTCGGGCACCAGCGGCGGGGGCGCTGGGAGCCGATCGTCTGGGACCCGCTGACCGGCGAGGAGACCGACCTCGCCATCGAGCTGCCCGGGGACGTCAACGCGGAGTGGTATCCGGACGGGTCGGGGCTGCTCGTCGCGCACAGCTTCGAGGCGCGCGGGGAGCTGTGGCGGTACGACTTCGCCCGGCGCGCGCTGATCCAGGTGGACACCCCGCCCGGGACGGTGTCGGGGGCGACGGCCCGGCCGGACGGGAGCGTCGAGTATCTGTGGTCGTCGGCCGCGCAGCCGCCGGAGGTACGGTCCACGGCCGGCGGGGTCGTGCTCGACCCGCCCGGCGCCGCCGCGCCCGCGTCGGTGCCGGTGGAGGACGCGTGGGTGGCGGGTCCCGGCGGGCGGGTGCACGCGCTGGTCCAGAGGCCCGAGGGCGAGGGGCCGTTCCCGACGGTCTTCGAGATCCACGGCGGGCCGACCTGGCACGACAGCGACGCGTTCGCCGCCGGGCCCGCCGCGTGGGTGGACCACGGGTTCGCGGTCGTGCGGGTCAACTACCGCGGGTCGACGGGGTACGGGCGGGACTGGACGGACGCGCTCAAGCACCGGGTCGGGCTGATCGAGCTGGAGGACATCGCGGCGGTCCGGGAGTGGGCGGTGACGTCCGGTCTCGCGGACCCGGCGAAGCTGGTCCTGTCGGGGGGATCGTGGGGCGGTTACCTGACGCTGCTCGGGCTGGGCACGCAGCCGGAGGTGTGGGCGGTGGGGTTGGCGGCGGTGCCGGTCGCCGACTACGTGACGGCGTACCACGACGAGATGGAGGCCCTCAAGGCGATGGACCGCACCCTGCTGGGCGGTACGCCGGAGGAGGTGCCCGAGCGGTTCGAGGCGTCGTCCCCGATCACGTACGTCGATGCCGTACGGGCGCCGGTGTACATCTCGGCCGGCGTCAACGATCCGCGCTGCCCGATCCAGCAGGTGGAGAACTACGTCGACCGCCTGGCGGCCCGGGGTGCGCCGCACGAGGTGTACCGGTACGACGCGGGCCACGGCTCCCTCGTCGTGGAGGAGCGCATCAAGCAGGTCCGCATGGAGCTGGACTTCGCGGCTAGGCACCTGGCGTAG
- a CDS encoding ABC transporter ATP-binding protein — protein sequence MARRKTPTGGSDSGTTAQVETPQVSESEELLFGGALRYDMGWNKHEDAFLQLNLRSMITGMPRLLRMTGQLAWEADRGALKLVALAEAGRGISQAVGLIAVNRVLAHLLGEGTTAERLADAGGALALAAGTALAGAVLRALATAGTGQLEPKVERVATERYLSHTARVELEAVEDDEFHKLLDSAQYGASSARRMVQYCQGVLNALMSLVAAAGVLAVLHPVLLPLLVAMTVPSAWAALSVARRRYASFQVWVQHSRAGHLISQMLISTDAAPEIRVHDVGPFLLHHFRAMSQSQEAEQRRLARLAARTGLIAAGWTGLATAAAYSTLGGLLWTGTMALAVGGTAVLAIRSGSASLENLVLQVNYLHEESLFVGDLHRLCEEAVTRSIPTGGVPLPPDPAEITFENVEFTYRGKDNKRALDGVSLTIPTGKIVALVGENGSGKSTLIKLLCGLYQPDAGRILWDGVDAAKADRQELVSRVAVVGQDFYRWPFTAAVNISIGRADVPVSRPRLEEAVRYAGAEDLIAELPRGWQTLLARGYKGGHQLSGGEWQRLGLGRAHYRSGQILIVDEPTSALDAKAEQRLFEQIRTLADAGQTVILITHRLGSVRAADLIHVLDHGRVAESGTFPALMSDHTPGPHLFRSLYQLQAAQYTTLPAAPVRPGN from the coding sequence ATGGCGAGGCGGAAGACCCCCACCGGCGGAAGCGACAGCGGCACGACGGCCCAGGTCGAGACCCCCCAGGTCTCGGAATCCGAGGAGCTGCTCTTCGGGGGAGCGCTGCGGTACGACATGGGCTGGAACAAGCACGAGGACGCGTTCCTCCAGCTGAACCTGCGATCCATGATCACCGGGATGCCCCGACTCCTGCGCATGACGGGCCAGTTGGCCTGGGAGGCGGACCGGGGCGCCCTGAAGCTGGTGGCGTTGGCCGAGGCCGGGCGGGGGATCAGCCAGGCGGTCGGCCTGATCGCCGTCAACCGCGTCCTCGCCCACCTCCTCGGCGAAGGCACCACGGCCGAGCGACTCGCCGACGCCGGCGGCGCGTTGGCGCTGGCCGCCGGTACGGCCCTGGCGGGCGCGGTGCTGCGCGCCCTGGCCACGGCGGGTACGGGGCAACTGGAGCCGAAGGTCGAACGGGTCGCCACCGAGAGGTACTTGTCGCACACGGCCAGGGTGGAGCTGGAGGCGGTCGAGGACGACGAGTTCCACAAACTCCTCGACAGCGCCCAGTACGGGGCCAGTTCGGCGCGGCGCATGGTGCAGTACTGCCAGGGCGTCCTCAACGCCCTGATGTCACTCGTCGCGGCCGCCGGCGTCCTGGCCGTCCTGCACCCGGTGCTGCTGCCGCTGCTCGTCGCGATGACCGTGCCGAGCGCCTGGGCGGCCCTGTCGGTGGCGCGGCGCCGCTACGCGTCGTTCCAGGTCTGGGTGCAGCACTCCCGGGCCGGCCACCTCATCAGCCAGATGCTGATCTCCACGGACGCGGCGCCCGAGATCCGCGTCCACGACGTCGGCCCGTTCCTCCTGCACCACTTCCGGGCGATGTCCCAGTCGCAGGAGGCGGAACAGCGCCGCCTGGCGCGCCTCGCCGCCCGTACGGGACTGATCGCGGCCGGCTGGACGGGGCTCGCCACGGCCGCCGCGTACTCGACCCTCGGCGGACTGCTGTGGACCGGGACGATGGCGCTGGCGGTCGGCGGGACGGCGGTGTTGGCGATCCGGAGCGGGTCCGCGAGCCTGGAGAACCTTGTCCTCCAGGTCAACTACCTGCACGAGGAGAGCCTGTTCGTCGGGGACCTGCACCGGCTGTGCGAGGAGGCCGTCACCCGGTCCATCCCGACCGGGGGAGTGCCCCTTCCGCCGGACCCGGCGGAAATCACCTTCGAGAACGTGGAGTTCACCTACCGGGGCAAGGACAACAAGCGGGCGCTCGACGGTGTAAGTCTCACCATCCCGACGGGGAAGATCGTCGCGCTGGTGGGCGAGAACGGCAGCGGCAAGAGCACGCTGATCAAGCTGCTGTGCGGCCTCTACCAGCCGGACGCGGGCCGCATCCTGTGGGACGGTGTCGACGCCGCGAAGGCCGACCGCCAGGAACTGGTCTCGCGCGTGGCGGTCGTCGGACAGGACTTCTACCGCTGGCCGTTCACCGCGGCGGTGAACATCAGCATCGGCCGGGCCGACGTGCCGGTCTCGCGCCCCCGCCTCGAAGAGGCCGTCCGGTACGCGGGCGCCGAGGACCTGATCGCCGAACTCCCGCGCGGCTGGCAGACCTTGCTGGCCCGCGGCTACAAGGGAGGCCACCAACTGTCGGGCGGCGAATGGCAGCGCCTCGGCCTCGGCCGCGCCCACTACCGGTCCGGCCAGATCCTCATCGTCGACGAACCGACCTCGGCTCTGGACGCGAAGGCGGAACAACGCCTCTTCGAACAGATCCGCACCCTCGCCGACGCCGGCCAGACGGTCATCCTCATCACCCACCGCCTGGGCTCGGTCCGCGCGGCGGACCTGATCCACGTCCTGGACCACGGCCGCGTGGCGGAAAGCGGCACGTTCCCCGCCCTGATGTCCGACCACACCCCAGGCCCCCACCTCTTCCGCTCCCTCTACCAACTCCAGGCAGCCCAATACACCACCCTCCCTGCGGCGCCCGTCCGGCCGGGCAACTGA
- a CDS encoding aspartate kinase, translated as MGLVVQKYGGSSVADAEGIKRVAKRIVDAKKNGHQVVVVVSAMGDTTDELIDLAEQVSPIPAGREFDMLLTAGERISMALLAMAIKNLGHEAQSFTGSQAGVITDSVHNKARIIDVTPGRIRTALDEGNIAIVAGFQGVSQDKKDITTLGRGGSDTTAVALAAALNAEVCEIYTDVDGVFTADPRVVTKARKIEWISFEDMLELASSGSKVLLHRCVEYARRYNIPIHVRSSFSGLPGTWVSHEPLSREPLSHEPQGDRKVEQAIISGVAHDTSEAKITVVGVPDKPGEAATIFRAIADNEINIDMIVQNVSAAATGLTDISFTLPKSEGRKAIDALEKTKSKIGFDSLRYDDQIAKISLVGAGMKTNPGVTAGFFEALSDAGVNIELISTSEIRISVVTRADEVTEAVRAVHSAFGLDSDSDEAVVYGGTGR; from the coding sequence GTGGGCCTTGTCGTGCAGAAGTACGGAGGCTCCTCCGTAGCCGATGCCGAGGGCATCAAGCGGGTCGCCAAGCGAATCGTCGATGCCAAGAAGAACGGCCACCAGGTCGTCGTCGTGGTCTCGGCGATGGGCGACACGACGGACGAGCTGATCGATCTCGCCGAGCAGGTATCGCCGATCCCCGCCGGGCGCGAGTTCGACATGCTGCTGACCGCGGGAGAGCGGATCTCCATGGCGCTGCTGGCCATGGCGATCAAGAACCTGGGCCACGAGGCCCAGTCGTTCACGGGCAGCCAGGCCGGCGTCATCACCGACTCCGTCCACAACAAGGCGCGCATCATCGATGTCACGCCGGGCCGGATCCGTACCGCGCTGGACGAGGGCAACATCGCCATCGTCGCCGGGTTCCAGGGGGTGTCCCAGGACAAGAAGGACATCACCACGCTGGGCCGGGGCGGCTCGGACACCACCGCCGTCGCCCTCGCGGCCGCGCTGAACGCCGAGGTCTGCGAGATCTACACCGATGTCGACGGCGTCTTCACCGCCGACCCGCGGGTCGTGACGAAGGCCCGGAAGATCGAGTGGATCTCGTTCGAGGACATGCTGGAGCTGGCGAGTTCCGGCTCGAAGGTGCTGCTGCACCGCTGCGTCGAGTACGCACGCCGCTACAACATCCCGATCCACGTCCGCTCCTCCTTCTCGGGGCTGCCGGGCACGTGGGTCAGTCACGAACCGCTCAGTCGCGAACCGCTCAGTCACGAACCGCAAGGGGACCGCAAGGTGGAGCAGGCCATCATCTCCGGTGTCGCCCACGACACCTCCGAGGCGAAGATCACGGTCGTCGGCGTCCCCGACAAGCCCGGCGAGGCCGCGACGATCTTCCGCGCCATCGCGGACAACGAGATCAACATCGACATGATCGTGCAGAACGTGTCCGCCGCGGCGACCGGTCTGACCGACATCTCGTTCACGCTCCCCAAGTCCGAGGGCCGCAAGGCGATCGACGCGCTGGAGAAGACGAAGTCGAAGATCGGCTTCGACTCGCTGCGGTACGACGACCAGATCGCCAAGATCTCGCTGGTCGGCGCCGGGATGAAGACCAACCCGGGAGTGACGGCGGGCTTCTTCGAGGCGCTGTCGGACGCGGGCGTGAACATCGAGCTGATCTCGACCAGTGAGATCCGCATCTCGGTCGTCACCCGCGCGGACGAGGTCACGGAGGCGGTACGGGCCGTGCACAGCGCCTTCGGCCTCGACAGCGACTCGGACGAGGCCGTGGTCTATGGGGGCACCGGACGATGA
- a CDS encoding aspartate-semialdehyde dehydrogenase translates to MNGKPTLAVVGATGAVGAVMLQILSQHADVWGDIRLVASPRTSGRKLSVRGQETEVVALTEQAFDGVDVAVFLVPDEVSTQWAPVAVAKGAVVVDNSAAFRMEPDVPLVVPELNSHAVRSRPRGIVASPGCATLSMVVAVGALHAEFGVRELVVSSYLAVSAAGQDGVTALRDQLSLVAGTDLGTHPGDVRRAVGDSTGPFAAPLALNVVPWAGSLQDGGWSSEETAIRDETRKILDLPGLRIAATCVNVPVITAHSAAVHARFEQEITVDRAHEILATAPGVVLFDNPGAGDFPTPSDVVGTDPTWVGRVRRSLDDPRALELFVCGDNLRKGAALNVAQIAEAVAVELSKA, encoded by the coding sequence ATGAACGGCAAGCCGACGCTCGCGGTCGTGGGTGCGACCGGTGCCGTCGGCGCCGTCATGCTCCAGATCCTGTCGCAGCACGCGGACGTCTGGGGCGACATCCGGCTCGTCGCCTCGCCCCGTACGAGCGGCCGCAAGCTGTCCGTACGGGGTCAGGAGACCGAGGTCGTCGCGCTCACCGAGCAGGCGTTCGACGGCGTGGACGTCGCGGTGTTCCTCGTACCGGACGAGGTGTCCACCCAGTGGGCACCCGTCGCCGTCGCCAAGGGCGCGGTCGTGGTGGACAACTCGGCCGCCTTCCGGATGGAACCGGATGTCCCGCTGGTGGTCCCCGAGCTCAACTCCCACGCCGTACGGTCCCGTCCGCGCGGCATCGTCGCGAGCCCCGGCTGCGCCACACTGTCGATGGTGGTCGCGGTGGGAGCGCTCCACGCCGAGTTCGGGGTGCGCGAACTGGTCGTCTCCTCGTACCTCGCCGTCAGCGCCGCCGGCCAGGACGGCGTCACCGCGCTCCGCGACCAGCTCTCGCTCGTCGCCGGTACGGACCTGGGTACGCACCCGGGCGACGTACGCCGCGCGGTGGGCGACAGCACCGGCCCCTTCGCCGCTCCGCTGGCGCTCAACGTGGTGCCGTGGGCCGGTTCGCTCCAGGACGGCGGCTGGTCGTCGGAGGAGACGGCGATCCGCGACGAGACCCGCAAGATCCTGGACCTGCCCGGCCTGCGGATCGCGGCGACCTGCGTCAACGTGCCTGTGATCACTGCCCATTCGGCGGCCGTGCACGCGCGGTTCGAGCAGGAGATCACGGTCGACCGCGCGCACGAGATCCTGGCGACCGCGCCGGGTGTGGTGCTGTTCGACAACCCGGGCGCCGGCGACTTCCCCACGCCCTCGGACGTGGTGGGCACGGACCCGACGTGGGTGGGGCGCGTACGGCGGTCGCTGGACGACCCCAGGGCGCTGGAGCTGTTCGTCTGCGGCGACAACCTCCGTAAGGGGGCGGCGCTCAACGTGGCGCAGATCGCCGAGGCCGTGGCGGTCGAGCTCTCGAAGGCCTGA
- a CDS encoding SigE family RNA polymerase sigma factor — protein MPVIARMPAARSTRIPAQRDGSDDTAAAGTTVDHLTETYRAHYRSLLGLAALLLDDTASCEDVVQEAFIRVHSARNRVREPEKTLAYLRQTVVNLSRSALRRRILGLKLLSKPMPDMASAEEGAYDQLERDALIKAMRGLQRRQREVLVLRYFADMTEAQVAETLGISLGSVKAYGSRGIKALRVVMEAQA, from the coding sequence ATGCCGGTGATCGCCCGCATGCCCGCCGCGCGTTCGACCCGCATTCCGGCCCAGCGCGACGGCAGTGACGACACGGCGGCGGCGGGTACGACCGTCGACCACCTCACCGAGACCTACCGGGCGCACTACCGTTCGCTGCTCGGCCTCGCGGCCCTGCTCCTGGACGACACCGCCTCCTGCGAGGACGTCGTGCAGGAAGCTTTCATCCGGGTGCACTCCGCCCGCAACCGGGTACGGGAGCCGGAGAAGACCCTGGCGTATCTGCGCCAGACGGTCGTGAACCTCTCCCGTTCCGCGCTGCGTCGGCGGATCCTGGGTCTCAAGCTCCTCTCGAAGCCGATGCCCGACATGGCGAGCGCGGAGGAGGGGGCGTACGACCAGCTGGAGCGGGACGCGCTGATCAAGGCCATGCGCGGGCTCCAGCGGCGGCAGCGCGAGGTCCTGGTGCTGCGGTACTTCGCGGACATGACGGAGGCGCAGGTCGCCGAGACGCTCGGGATATCGCTGGGCTCGGTGAAGGCGTACGGCTCGCGGGGTATCAAGGCGCTGCGCGTCGTGATGGAGGCGCAGGCATGA
- the metG gene encoding methionine--tRNA ligase, whose amino-acid sequence MARHLITSALPYINGIKHLGNMVGSMLPADVYSRYLRQRGHDVLYICATDEHGTPAELAAKEAGLPVAEFCARAHDEQKAVYDGFQLAFDYFGRSSSPQNAEITQHFARQLQKNGFIEERAIRQVYSPVDGRFLPDRYVEGTCPHCGYDKARGDQCENCTRVLDPTDLIDPRSAISGSTELEVRETKHLFLLQSKLQHEVEAWVGRHEEQWPQLSSSIARKWLTEGLHDRAITRDLDWGVPVPADTWPELAADGKVFYVWFDAPIEYIAATKEWSDAAPDGETRDWKSWWFEADDTVRYTQFMAKDNVPFHTVMFPATELGVREPWKKVDVVKGFNWLTFYGGKFSTSQKRGVFTDAALELLPADYWRYFLIANAPESDDSSFTWEHFAATVNKDLADTLGNFVNRVLSFSRKRFGDDVPAGNAAGEAEAKLGEEIARLLGEYEEYMDALQYRKAGAALRALWSAGNSYLEAKVPWTEVKTDPEGAALTLRTAMNLIHLYAIVSEPFIPASAAAMRGAFALEGDTATWVTADEARSLDAVPAGTPFTVPPVLFAKLSDEDLETYRTRFGGADA is encoded by the coding sequence ATGGCTCGACACCTGATCACCAGCGCGCTTCCCTACATCAACGGGATCAAGCACCTGGGCAACATGGTGGGGTCGATGCTTCCGGCGGACGTCTACTCCCGGTACCTCCGCCAGCGCGGTCACGACGTCCTCTACATCTGCGCCACCGACGAGCACGGGACGCCGGCCGAGCTGGCGGCCAAGGAGGCCGGGCTGCCGGTCGCCGAGTTCTGCGCGCGGGCCCACGACGAGCAGAAGGCCGTGTACGACGGGTTCCAGCTCGCCTTCGACTACTTCGGCCGCAGCTCCTCCCCGCAGAACGCCGAGATCACGCAGCACTTCGCGCGCCAGCTCCAGAAGAACGGCTTCATCGAGGAGCGTGCGATCCGGCAGGTGTACTCGCCCGTCGACGGCCGCTTCCTGCCGGACCGCTACGTGGAGGGCACCTGCCCGCACTGCGGTTACGACAAGGCCCGCGGCGACCAGTGCGAGAACTGCACCCGCGTCCTGGACCCGACCGACCTGATCGACCCGCGCTCGGCGATCAGCGGTTCCACGGAGCTGGAGGTCCGCGAGACCAAGCACCTCTTCCTGCTCCAGTCGAAGCTCCAGCACGAGGTGGAGGCCTGGGTGGGCCGGCACGAGGAGCAGTGGCCGCAGCTGTCCTCGTCGATCGCCCGCAAGTGGCTCACCGAGGGCCTCCACGACCGCGCCATCACCCGCGACCTCGACTGGGGTGTCCCCGTACCGGCCGACACCTGGCCGGAACTCGCCGCGGACGGCAAGGTCTTCTACGTCTGGTTCGACGCCCCGATCGAGTACATCGCCGCGACGAAGGAGTGGTCGGACGCGGCGCCCGACGGCGAGACCCGCGACTGGAAGTCGTGGTGGTTCGAGGCCGACGACACCGTCCGCTACACCCAGTTCATGGCCAAGGACAACGTCCCGTTCCACACGGTGATGTTCCCCGCCACCGAACTGGGCGTGCGTGAGCCGTGGAAGAAGGTCGACGTCGTCAAGGGCTTCAACTGGCTGACCTTCTACGGCGGCAAGTTCTCCACCTCCCAGAAGCGCGGCGTCTTCACCGACGCCGCCCTGGAGTTGCTGCCCGCCGACTACTGGCGCTACTTCCTCATCGCCAACGCCCCGGAGTCCGACGACTCGTCCTTCACCTGGGAGCACTTCGCCGCCACGGTCAACAAGGACCTGGCCGACACCCTCGGCAACTTCGTCAACCGCGTCCTCTCCTTCTCCCGTAAGCGCTTCGGCGACGACGTCCCGGCGGGCAACGCGGCCGGCGAGGCCGAGGCGAAACTGGGCGAGGAGATCGCGCGGCTGCTCGGCGAGTACGAGGAGTACATGGACGCCCTCCAGTACCGCAAGGCCGGTGCGGCGCTGCGCGCCCTGTGGTCGGCGGGCAACTCGTACCTGGAGGCCAAGGTCCCCTGGACGGAGGTCAAGACCGACCCGGAGGGCGCGGCGCTGACCCTCCGTACCGCGATGAACCTCATCCACCTCTACGCGATCGTCTCCGAGCCGTTCATCCCGGCCTCGGCCGCCGCGATGCGCGGTGCCTTCGCGCTCGAAGGCGACACGGCGACCTGGGTGACCGCCGACGAGGCCAGGTCCTTGGACGCGGTCCCGGCCGGTACGCCGTTCACCGTGCCGCCGGTCCTCTTCGCGAAGCTCTCGGACGAGGACCTGGAGACGTACCGCACCCGCTTCGGCGGCGCCGACGCCTGA
- a CDS encoding hemerythrin domain-containing protein, with translation MAASPQAGAEGSRMYDELLAVHMIMRRGTTLVTTSFARLTAGEAVDVRALVRTSRWLIAFVHHHHASEDELFWPVLRGLFPSSVAVLDALTVEHEALDVELHTLTRAVDGIADPAVAGERAKTLAVVGQAALAGLPSAQKVQDLLAAHLDREEPVLRDLFPQVPDADIVRVRKAIVHSAPRDSPHLVFGLMEDPVRVPGYAAMAANFPPPLRWLRPLLLTRYRATKKALGATR, from the coding sequence ATGGCTGCTTCACCCCAGGCCGGGGCCGAAGGCTCCAGGATGTACGACGAGCTGCTCGCCGTACACATGATCATGCGCCGGGGCACCACCCTCGTGACGACGTCGTTCGCCCGTCTGACCGCCGGCGAGGCGGTCGACGTCAGAGCCCTGGTCAGGACGTCCCGCTGGCTGATCGCGTTCGTGCATCACCACCACGCGAGCGAGGACGAACTGTTCTGGCCCGTCCTGCGCGGCCTCTTCCCGTCCTCGGTCGCCGTACTGGACGCCCTGACCGTCGAACACGAAGCCCTGGACGTGGAGCTGCACACCCTCACCCGGGCCGTGGACGGCATCGCCGACCCCGCCGTCGCGGGCGAGCGCGCCAAGACCCTGGCGGTCGTCGGGCAGGCGGCGCTCGCCGGGCTTCCGTCGGCGCAGAAGGTCCAGGACCTCCTGGCAGCCCACCTGGACAGGGAGGAACCGGTCCTGCGCGACCTCTTCCCCCAGGTCCCGGACGCCGACATCGTCCGCGTCCGCAAGGCCATCGTCCACAGCGCCCCGCGCGACAGCCCGCACCTGGTGTTCGGCCTGATGGAGGACCCGGTGCGGGTGCCGGGCTACGCGGCGATGGCCGCCAACTTCCCGCCGCCCCTGCGCTGGCTGCGCCCCCTGCTCCTGACCCGCTACCGCGCCACCAAGAAGGCCCTGGGCGCGACGCGCTGA
- a CDS encoding SURF1 family protein, producing the protein MYRFLVTPHWWGINLFVVLAIPVCIFMGTWQLGRFEDRVATQNAADRRPDPATEATAPLAKLLPVDQETSGRHATATGRYGDQFVVPDRELDGKDGSYVLTLLRTDGGKALPVVRGWVADGEKVPAPPAGEVTVTGALQASETSGSTGVHTGGGLPQGQLGMISAASLINVVPYAVYDAWVTVSQASPGLLPVPATAAQNTGLDLKAFQNLGYTGEWFVFAGFVVFMWFRLFRREVETAKDRALGLDLGLDTAA; encoded by the coding sequence GTGTATCGCTTCCTGGTGACTCCCCACTGGTGGGGGATCAATCTGTTCGTCGTGCTGGCGATCCCCGTCTGCATCTTCATGGGCACCTGGCAGCTCGGGCGCTTCGAGGACCGTGTCGCCACCCAGAACGCGGCCGACAGACGGCCCGACCCCGCCACGGAGGCCACCGCGCCGCTGGCAAAGCTGCTGCCGGTCGATCAGGAGACCTCAGGTCGGCACGCGACGGCGACGGGCCGCTACGGCGATCAGTTCGTCGTGCCGGACCGGGAGTTGGACGGGAAGGACGGTTCGTACGTCCTGACCCTGCTCCGTACGGACGGCGGCAAGGCGCTGCCCGTCGTACGGGGCTGGGTGGCCGACGGCGAGAAGGTGCCCGCGCCGCCGGCCGGCGAGGTCACCGTGACGGGTGCGCTCCAGGCGTCGGAGACGTCCGGTTCCACCGGTGTGCACACGGGCGGCGGGCTGCCGCAGGGGCAGCTCGGGATGATCAGCGCGGCGTCGCTCATCAACGTCGTGCCGTACGCGGTGTACGACGCGTGGGTCACCGTCAGCCAGGCGTCGCCGGGGCTGCTGCCCGTACCGGCCACCGCGGCGCAGAACACCGGGCTCGACCTCAAGGCGTTCCAGAACCTCGGGTACACGGGTGAGTGGTTCGTGTTCGCCGGGTTCGTGGTGTTCATGTGGTTCCGGTTGTTCCGCCGTGAGGTGGAGACCGCGAAGGACCGGGCGCTGGGGCTGGACCTCGGGCTGGACACCGCCGCCTGA